The following are from one region of the Staphylococcus argenteus genome:
- a CDS encoding exodeoxyribonuclease VII small subunit yields the protein MTKETQSFEEMMHELEQIVQKLDNETVSLEESLDLYQRGMKLSAACDTTLKNAEKKVNDLIKDEAEDVQDDESNNE from the coding sequence ATGACTAAAGAAACGCAAAGTTTTGAAGAAATGATGCATGAATTAGAGCAAATTGTTCAAAAATTAGATAATGAAACAGTATCTTTAGAGGAATCATTAGATTTATATCAGCGAGGTATGAAATTATCAGCAGCTTGTGACACTACATTAAAAAATGCCGAAAAAAAGGTTAATGATTTAATAAAAGATGAAGCTGAGGATGTTCAGGATGATGAATCAAACAATGAATAA